Proteins encoded by one window of Scatophagus argus isolate fScaArg1 chromosome 8, fScaArg1.pri, whole genome shotgun sequence:
- the zfp64 gene encoding zinc finger protein 64 isoform X2 has protein sequence MCSKTSSKMATYNAEGHSVVVEVSPDIHICGFCKQQYNNFEVFLAHKQNGCALPTSDASATTAAASLADSSAEFVLEETYQTCVVKGVKKILTKAQKTPSKKLKPALTSKRHSCCFSGCTFKTQYGQKDMERHLKTHTGEKPFECELCHKRFSRRDKLNMHSRSHTGEKPHKCKHCPYAAADSSSLKKHLRIHYDERPFKCQICPYASRNSSQLTVHLRSHTGDAPFQCQQCDAKFKINSDLKRHIRIHSGEKPYKCDFCDYRCAMKGNLKSHIQIKHGTENTFRCAHCDFQCANKTALRQHSREHQPTQPIRCSKCTYSCSSKGALKVHERIHSEERPFKCDFCNFSSKQRSNLVIHKKKCHSDKPEKGSCGKGGRGGGKGGGGDSPKPVGSRYRAKLEAARAFCCDSCDACFVREDSLRSHKKQHRDTQNVLQLQLSTPADGVNLVPVTTSQGSSQLEVPIPSDSMSPYSSAQLKIIVSHPLGQENALIPASMDSQSKTNMVLLSPESQDMVVSSMIQQVNLLAPMQPLVSSQAAESALEPQTVLLTQLSADDTNSPLHQALLQTAITTQDSSGGSQTFITTCSELEGLNALIQEGGTEVTVVTEGNATLVSTAAPPDAVCGPAEDMSKPAVEESALSCEESALLVPNMSLSSQNVVIHGIPLMVSPQPQQSAVEHLPPHTLYADSHTLEGIPP, from the exons ATGTGCAGCAAAACAAGCTCGAAGATGGCAACCTACAACGCCGAAG gACATTCTGTTGTGGTGGAGGTGAGCCCAGATATCCATATCTGCGGCTTCTGCAAACAGCAGTACAATAATTTTGAGGTCTTTCTCGCCCATAAGCAAAATGGATGCGCTCTGCCCACCTCTGACGCATCAGCCACCACTGCAGCAGCCTCTCTGGCAG ATTCCAGCGCTGAGTTTGTTTTGGAGGAAACCTACCAGACCTGCGTTGTGAAAGGTGTCAAAAAGATCCTGACCAAAGCCCAGAAAACACCTtccaaaaaattaaaacctgCCCTGACTTCAAAgagacacagctgctgtttctcag GTTGCACTTTTAAGACCCAATATGGCCAAAAAGACATGGAGCGGCATCTCAAAACCCACACCG GTGAGAAGCCCTTTGAATGTGAGCTGTGCCACAAGCGCTTCAGTCGACGGGACAAGCTCAACATGCACAGCCGCTCACACACGGGCGAGAAGCCGCACAAGTGTAAACACTGTCCCTACGCAGCAGCCGacagcagcagtctgaagaAGCACCTGCGTATCCACTACGATGAGCGACCTTTTAAATGCCAGATCTGTCCTTACGCCAGCCGCAACTCCAGCCAACTCACCGTGCACCTCCGCTCGCACACTG GGGATGCACCCTTCCAGTGCCAACAGTGTGATGCAAAGTTCAAAATCAACTCAGACCTGAAGAGGCACATCCGGATTCACTCCGGCGAAAAACCTTACAAGTGTGACTTTTGCGACTACCGCTGCGCCATGAAAGGCAACCTGAAATCTCACATTCAGATCAAACACGGCACGGAGAACACCTTCCGCTGTGCGCACTGTGATTTCCAGTGTGCCAATAAGACTGCTCTGCGGCAACACTCGCGAGAGCACCAGCCAACCCAGCCCATCCGGTGCTCCAAGTGCACTTACTCCTGCTCCAGCAAGGGGGCGCTCAAGGTCCACGAGAGGATCCATTCAGAGGAGCGTCCCTTTAAATGTGACTTCTGCAACTTTTCCTCCAAGCAGCGCAGCAACCTCGTCATCCACAAAAAGAAGTGCCACTCGGACAAGCCCGAAAAGGGCAGCTGTGGGAAaggaggcagaggtggagggaaaGGCGGAGGGGGTGACTCTCCGAAGCCTGTCGGCTCCAGATATCGGGCCAAACTAGAGGCAGCTCGAGCCTTCTGCTGTGACTCGTGCGACGCCTGCTTTGTGAGGGAGGACTCCCTGCGCAGCCACAAGAAGCAGCATCGAGACACTCAGaatgtgctgcagctccagctctcCACCCCAGCTGATGGAGTCAACCTGGTTCCTGTAACGACGTCACAGGGCAGCAGCCAGCTGGAAGTTCCTATCCCGTCTGACTCGATGTCTCCTTACAGCAGTGCACAGCTGAAAATCATTGTATCTCACCCCCTGGGTCAGGAAAACGCCTTAATTCCAGCTAGTATGGATAGTCAGAGTAAGACCAACATGGTCCTGCTAAGCCCAGAAAGCCAGGACATGGTAGTCAGCTCCATGATCCAACAGGTCAACCTGCTCGCGCCTATGCAACCCCTTGTGTCGTCCCAGGCTGCAGAATCCGCCCTTGAACCCCAGACAGTCCTGTTGACACAGCTGAGTGCCGACGACACCAACAGCCCGCTCCACCAGGCCCTGCTGCAGACCGCCATAACCACTCAGGACTCCAGCGGCGGCTCGCAGACTTTCATCACAACCTGCTCTGAACTGGAGGGCCTCAACGCCTTGATCCAGGAGGGCGGCACAGAGGTGACGGTGGTGACAGAAGGGAACGCCACCTTGGTGTCCACAGCGGCTCCGCCCGACGCGGTGTGCGGTCCAGCAGAGGACATGTCCAAGCCAGCAGTGGAGGAGAGTGCCTTGTCCTGTGAGGAGAGTGCGTTACTGGTGCCGAACATGAGCCTGAGCAGCCAGAATGTGGTCATCCACGGCATCCCACTGATGGTGTCCCCTCAGCCACAGCAGAGCGCGGTAGAGCatctccctccacacacactctacgcagattcacacacactggaagGCATCCCACCTTGA
- the zfp64 gene encoding zinc finger protein 64 isoform X3, producing MCSKTSSKMATYNAEAGHSVVVEQNGCALPTSDASATTAAASLADSSAEFVLEETYQTCVVKGVKKILTKAQKTPSKKLKPALTSKRHSCCFSGCTFKTQYGQKDMERHLKTHTGEKPFECELCHKRFSRRDKLNMHSRSHTGEKPHKCKHCPYAAADSSSLKKHLRIHYDERPFKCQICPYASRNSSQLTVHLRSHTGDAPFQCQQCDAKFKINSDLKRHIRIHSGEKPYKCDFCDYRCAMKGNLKSHIQIKHGTENTFRCAHCDFQCANKTALRQHSREHQPTQPIRCSKCTYSCSSKGALKVHERIHSEERPFKCDFCNFSSKQRSNLVIHKKKCHSDKPEKGSCGKGGRGGGKGGGGDSPKPVGSRYRAKLEAARAFCCDSCDACFVREDSLRSHKKQHRDTQNVLQLQLSTPADGVNLVPVTTSQGSSQLEVPIPSDSMSPYSSAQLKIIVSHPLGQENALIPASMDSQSKTNMVLLSPESQDMVVSSMIQQVNLLAPMQPLVSSQAAESALEPQTVLLTQLSADDTNSPLHQALLQTAITTQDSSGGSQTFITTCSELEGLNALIQEGGTEVTVVTEGNATLVSTAAPPDAVCGPAEDMSKPAVEESALSCEESALLVPNMSLSSQNVVIHGIPLMVSPQPQQSAVEHLPPHTLYADSHTLEGIPP from the exons ATGTGCAGCAAAACAAGCTCGAAGATGGCAACCTACAACGCCGAAG caggACATTCTGTTGTGGTGGAG CAAAATGGATGCGCTCTGCCCACCTCTGACGCATCAGCCACCACTGCAGCAGCCTCTCTGGCAG ATTCCAGCGCTGAGTTTGTTTTGGAGGAAACCTACCAGACCTGCGTTGTGAAAGGTGTCAAAAAGATCCTGACCAAAGCCCAGAAAACACCTtccaaaaaattaaaacctgCCCTGACTTCAAAgagacacagctgctgtttctcag GTTGCACTTTTAAGACCCAATATGGCCAAAAAGACATGGAGCGGCATCTCAAAACCCACACCG GTGAGAAGCCCTTTGAATGTGAGCTGTGCCACAAGCGCTTCAGTCGACGGGACAAGCTCAACATGCACAGCCGCTCACACACGGGCGAGAAGCCGCACAAGTGTAAACACTGTCCCTACGCAGCAGCCGacagcagcagtctgaagaAGCACCTGCGTATCCACTACGATGAGCGACCTTTTAAATGCCAGATCTGTCCTTACGCCAGCCGCAACTCCAGCCAACTCACCGTGCACCTCCGCTCGCACACTG GGGATGCACCCTTCCAGTGCCAACAGTGTGATGCAAAGTTCAAAATCAACTCAGACCTGAAGAGGCACATCCGGATTCACTCCGGCGAAAAACCTTACAAGTGTGACTTTTGCGACTACCGCTGCGCCATGAAAGGCAACCTGAAATCTCACATTCAGATCAAACACGGCACGGAGAACACCTTCCGCTGTGCGCACTGTGATTTCCAGTGTGCCAATAAGACTGCTCTGCGGCAACACTCGCGAGAGCACCAGCCAACCCAGCCCATCCGGTGCTCCAAGTGCACTTACTCCTGCTCCAGCAAGGGGGCGCTCAAGGTCCACGAGAGGATCCATTCAGAGGAGCGTCCCTTTAAATGTGACTTCTGCAACTTTTCCTCCAAGCAGCGCAGCAACCTCGTCATCCACAAAAAGAAGTGCCACTCGGACAAGCCCGAAAAGGGCAGCTGTGGGAAaggaggcagaggtggagggaaaGGCGGAGGGGGTGACTCTCCGAAGCCTGTCGGCTCCAGATATCGGGCCAAACTAGAGGCAGCTCGAGCCTTCTGCTGTGACTCGTGCGACGCCTGCTTTGTGAGGGAGGACTCCCTGCGCAGCCACAAGAAGCAGCATCGAGACACTCAGaatgtgctgcagctccagctctcCACCCCAGCTGATGGAGTCAACCTGGTTCCTGTAACGACGTCACAGGGCAGCAGCCAGCTGGAAGTTCCTATCCCGTCTGACTCGATGTCTCCTTACAGCAGTGCACAGCTGAAAATCATTGTATCTCACCCCCTGGGTCAGGAAAACGCCTTAATTCCAGCTAGTATGGATAGTCAGAGTAAGACCAACATGGTCCTGCTAAGCCCAGAAAGCCAGGACATGGTAGTCAGCTCCATGATCCAACAGGTCAACCTGCTCGCGCCTATGCAACCCCTTGTGTCGTCCCAGGCTGCAGAATCCGCCCTTGAACCCCAGACAGTCCTGTTGACACAGCTGAGTGCCGACGACACCAACAGCCCGCTCCACCAGGCCCTGCTGCAGACCGCCATAACCACTCAGGACTCCAGCGGCGGCTCGCAGACTTTCATCACAACCTGCTCTGAACTGGAGGGCCTCAACGCCTTGATCCAGGAGGGCGGCACAGAGGTGACGGTGGTGACAGAAGGGAACGCCACCTTGGTGTCCACAGCGGCTCCGCCCGACGCGGTGTGCGGTCCAGCAGAGGACATGTCCAAGCCAGCAGTGGAGGAGAGTGCCTTGTCCTGTGAGGAGAGTGCGTTACTGGTGCCGAACATGAGCCTGAGCAGCCAGAATGTGGTCATCCACGGCATCCCACTGATGGTGTCCCCTCAGCCACAGCAGAGCGCGGTAGAGCatctccctccacacacactctacgcagattcacacacactggaagGCATCCCACCTTGA
- the zfp64 gene encoding zinc finger protein 64 isoform X1 yields MCSKTSSKMATYNAEAGHSVVVEVSPDIHICGFCKQQYNNFEVFLAHKQNGCALPTSDASATTAAASLADSSAEFVLEETYQTCVVKGVKKILTKAQKTPSKKLKPALTSKRHSCCFSGCTFKTQYGQKDMERHLKTHTGEKPFECELCHKRFSRRDKLNMHSRSHTGEKPHKCKHCPYAAADSSSLKKHLRIHYDERPFKCQICPYASRNSSQLTVHLRSHTGDAPFQCQQCDAKFKINSDLKRHIRIHSGEKPYKCDFCDYRCAMKGNLKSHIQIKHGTENTFRCAHCDFQCANKTALRQHSREHQPTQPIRCSKCTYSCSSKGALKVHERIHSEERPFKCDFCNFSSKQRSNLVIHKKKCHSDKPEKGSCGKGGRGGGKGGGGDSPKPVGSRYRAKLEAARAFCCDSCDACFVREDSLRSHKKQHRDTQNVLQLQLSTPADGVNLVPVTTSQGSSQLEVPIPSDSMSPYSSAQLKIIVSHPLGQENALIPASMDSQSKTNMVLLSPESQDMVVSSMIQQVNLLAPMQPLVSSQAAESALEPQTVLLTQLSADDTNSPLHQALLQTAITTQDSSGGSQTFITTCSELEGLNALIQEGGTEVTVVTEGNATLVSTAAPPDAVCGPAEDMSKPAVEESALSCEESALLVPNMSLSSQNVVIHGIPLMVSPQPQQSAVEHLPPHTLYADSHTLEGIPP; encoded by the exons ATGTGCAGCAAAACAAGCTCGAAGATGGCAACCTACAACGCCGAAG caggACATTCTGTTGTGGTGGAGGTGAGCCCAGATATCCATATCTGCGGCTTCTGCAAACAGCAGTACAATAATTTTGAGGTCTTTCTCGCCCATAAGCAAAATGGATGCGCTCTGCCCACCTCTGACGCATCAGCCACCACTGCAGCAGCCTCTCTGGCAG ATTCCAGCGCTGAGTTTGTTTTGGAGGAAACCTACCAGACCTGCGTTGTGAAAGGTGTCAAAAAGATCCTGACCAAAGCCCAGAAAACACCTtccaaaaaattaaaacctgCCCTGACTTCAAAgagacacagctgctgtttctcag GTTGCACTTTTAAGACCCAATATGGCCAAAAAGACATGGAGCGGCATCTCAAAACCCACACCG GTGAGAAGCCCTTTGAATGTGAGCTGTGCCACAAGCGCTTCAGTCGACGGGACAAGCTCAACATGCACAGCCGCTCACACACGGGCGAGAAGCCGCACAAGTGTAAACACTGTCCCTACGCAGCAGCCGacagcagcagtctgaagaAGCACCTGCGTATCCACTACGATGAGCGACCTTTTAAATGCCAGATCTGTCCTTACGCCAGCCGCAACTCCAGCCAACTCACCGTGCACCTCCGCTCGCACACTG GGGATGCACCCTTCCAGTGCCAACAGTGTGATGCAAAGTTCAAAATCAACTCAGACCTGAAGAGGCACATCCGGATTCACTCCGGCGAAAAACCTTACAAGTGTGACTTTTGCGACTACCGCTGCGCCATGAAAGGCAACCTGAAATCTCACATTCAGATCAAACACGGCACGGAGAACACCTTCCGCTGTGCGCACTGTGATTTCCAGTGTGCCAATAAGACTGCTCTGCGGCAACACTCGCGAGAGCACCAGCCAACCCAGCCCATCCGGTGCTCCAAGTGCACTTACTCCTGCTCCAGCAAGGGGGCGCTCAAGGTCCACGAGAGGATCCATTCAGAGGAGCGTCCCTTTAAATGTGACTTCTGCAACTTTTCCTCCAAGCAGCGCAGCAACCTCGTCATCCACAAAAAGAAGTGCCACTCGGACAAGCCCGAAAAGGGCAGCTGTGGGAAaggaggcagaggtggagggaaaGGCGGAGGGGGTGACTCTCCGAAGCCTGTCGGCTCCAGATATCGGGCCAAACTAGAGGCAGCTCGAGCCTTCTGCTGTGACTCGTGCGACGCCTGCTTTGTGAGGGAGGACTCCCTGCGCAGCCACAAGAAGCAGCATCGAGACACTCAGaatgtgctgcagctccagctctcCACCCCAGCTGATGGAGTCAACCTGGTTCCTGTAACGACGTCACAGGGCAGCAGCCAGCTGGAAGTTCCTATCCCGTCTGACTCGATGTCTCCTTACAGCAGTGCACAGCTGAAAATCATTGTATCTCACCCCCTGGGTCAGGAAAACGCCTTAATTCCAGCTAGTATGGATAGTCAGAGTAAGACCAACATGGTCCTGCTAAGCCCAGAAAGCCAGGACATGGTAGTCAGCTCCATGATCCAACAGGTCAACCTGCTCGCGCCTATGCAACCCCTTGTGTCGTCCCAGGCTGCAGAATCCGCCCTTGAACCCCAGACAGTCCTGTTGACACAGCTGAGTGCCGACGACACCAACAGCCCGCTCCACCAGGCCCTGCTGCAGACCGCCATAACCACTCAGGACTCCAGCGGCGGCTCGCAGACTTTCATCACAACCTGCTCTGAACTGGAGGGCCTCAACGCCTTGATCCAGGAGGGCGGCACAGAGGTGACGGTGGTGACAGAAGGGAACGCCACCTTGGTGTCCACAGCGGCTCCGCCCGACGCGGTGTGCGGTCCAGCAGAGGACATGTCCAAGCCAGCAGTGGAGGAGAGTGCCTTGTCCTGTGAGGAGAGTGCGTTACTGGTGCCGAACATGAGCCTGAGCAGCCAGAATGTGGTCATCCACGGCATCCCACTGATGGTGTCCCCTCAGCCACAGCAGAGCGCGGTAGAGCatctccctccacacacactctacgcagattcacacacactggaagGCATCCCACCTTGA
- the zfp64 gene encoding zinc finger protein 64 isoform X4 — MCSKTSSKMATYNAEGHSVVVEQNGCALPTSDASATTAAASLADSSAEFVLEETYQTCVVKGVKKILTKAQKTPSKKLKPALTSKRHSCCFSGCTFKTQYGQKDMERHLKTHTGEKPFECELCHKRFSRRDKLNMHSRSHTGEKPHKCKHCPYAAADSSSLKKHLRIHYDERPFKCQICPYASRNSSQLTVHLRSHTGDAPFQCQQCDAKFKINSDLKRHIRIHSGEKPYKCDFCDYRCAMKGNLKSHIQIKHGTENTFRCAHCDFQCANKTALRQHSREHQPTQPIRCSKCTYSCSSKGALKVHERIHSEERPFKCDFCNFSSKQRSNLVIHKKKCHSDKPEKGSCGKGGRGGGKGGGGDSPKPVGSRYRAKLEAARAFCCDSCDACFVREDSLRSHKKQHRDTQNVLQLQLSTPADGVNLVPVTTSQGSSQLEVPIPSDSMSPYSSAQLKIIVSHPLGQENALIPASMDSQSKTNMVLLSPESQDMVVSSMIQQVNLLAPMQPLVSSQAAESALEPQTVLLTQLSADDTNSPLHQALLQTAITTQDSSGGSQTFITTCSELEGLNALIQEGGTEVTVVTEGNATLVSTAAPPDAVCGPAEDMSKPAVEESALSCEESALLVPNMSLSSQNVVIHGIPLMVSPQPQQSAVEHLPPHTLYADSHTLEGIPP; from the exons ATGTGCAGCAAAACAAGCTCGAAGATGGCAACCTACAACGCCGAAG gACATTCTGTTGTGGTGGAG CAAAATGGATGCGCTCTGCCCACCTCTGACGCATCAGCCACCACTGCAGCAGCCTCTCTGGCAG ATTCCAGCGCTGAGTTTGTTTTGGAGGAAACCTACCAGACCTGCGTTGTGAAAGGTGTCAAAAAGATCCTGACCAAAGCCCAGAAAACACCTtccaaaaaattaaaacctgCCCTGACTTCAAAgagacacagctgctgtttctcag GTTGCACTTTTAAGACCCAATATGGCCAAAAAGACATGGAGCGGCATCTCAAAACCCACACCG GTGAGAAGCCCTTTGAATGTGAGCTGTGCCACAAGCGCTTCAGTCGACGGGACAAGCTCAACATGCACAGCCGCTCACACACGGGCGAGAAGCCGCACAAGTGTAAACACTGTCCCTACGCAGCAGCCGacagcagcagtctgaagaAGCACCTGCGTATCCACTACGATGAGCGACCTTTTAAATGCCAGATCTGTCCTTACGCCAGCCGCAACTCCAGCCAACTCACCGTGCACCTCCGCTCGCACACTG GGGATGCACCCTTCCAGTGCCAACAGTGTGATGCAAAGTTCAAAATCAACTCAGACCTGAAGAGGCACATCCGGATTCACTCCGGCGAAAAACCTTACAAGTGTGACTTTTGCGACTACCGCTGCGCCATGAAAGGCAACCTGAAATCTCACATTCAGATCAAACACGGCACGGAGAACACCTTCCGCTGTGCGCACTGTGATTTCCAGTGTGCCAATAAGACTGCTCTGCGGCAACACTCGCGAGAGCACCAGCCAACCCAGCCCATCCGGTGCTCCAAGTGCACTTACTCCTGCTCCAGCAAGGGGGCGCTCAAGGTCCACGAGAGGATCCATTCAGAGGAGCGTCCCTTTAAATGTGACTTCTGCAACTTTTCCTCCAAGCAGCGCAGCAACCTCGTCATCCACAAAAAGAAGTGCCACTCGGACAAGCCCGAAAAGGGCAGCTGTGGGAAaggaggcagaggtggagggaaaGGCGGAGGGGGTGACTCTCCGAAGCCTGTCGGCTCCAGATATCGGGCCAAACTAGAGGCAGCTCGAGCCTTCTGCTGTGACTCGTGCGACGCCTGCTTTGTGAGGGAGGACTCCCTGCGCAGCCACAAGAAGCAGCATCGAGACACTCAGaatgtgctgcagctccagctctcCACCCCAGCTGATGGAGTCAACCTGGTTCCTGTAACGACGTCACAGGGCAGCAGCCAGCTGGAAGTTCCTATCCCGTCTGACTCGATGTCTCCTTACAGCAGTGCACAGCTGAAAATCATTGTATCTCACCCCCTGGGTCAGGAAAACGCCTTAATTCCAGCTAGTATGGATAGTCAGAGTAAGACCAACATGGTCCTGCTAAGCCCAGAAAGCCAGGACATGGTAGTCAGCTCCATGATCCAACAGGTCAACCTGCTCGCGCCTATGCAACCCCTTGTGTCGTCCCAGGCTGCAGAATCCGCCCTTGAACCCCAGACAGTCCTGTTGACACAGCTGAGTGCCGACGACACCAACAGCCCGCTCCACCAGGCCCTGCTGCAGACCGCCATAACCACTCAGGACTCCAGCGGCGGCTCGCAGACTTTCATCACAACCTGCTCTGAACTGGAGGGCCTCAACGCCTTGATCCAGGAGGGCGGCACAGAGGTGACGGTGGTGACAGAAGGGAACGCCACCTTGGTGTCCACAGCGGCTCCGCCCGACGCGGTGTGCGGTCCAGCAGAGGACATGTCCAAGCCAGCAGTGGAGGAGAGTGCCTTGTCCTGTGAGGAGAGTGCGTTACTGGTGCCGAACATGAGCCTGAGCAGCCAGAATGTGGTCATCCACGGCATCCCACTGATGGTGTCCCCTCAGCCACAGCAGAGCGCGGTAGAGCatctccctccacacacactctacgcagattcacacacactggaagGCATCCCACCTTGA